In Numenius arquata chromosome 17, bNumArq3.hap1.1, whole genome shotgun sequence, a genomic segment contains:
- the GRIN2C gene encoding glutamate receptor ionotropic, NMDA 2C → MGRAPAHTLLLSMVLGCSAAFTDLLLPGPEEPVVNVAVVFGGTSYPLHIRSRLSPQSFLDMPLEIHPITVVVNNTNPSTLLTQICDILASHKIHGIVFEDNVGTEAVAQILDFISSQTRVPVISISGGSAVVLTPKEPGSAFLQLGVSIEQQIQVIFKVLEEYDWGSFAVITSLYPGYNIFLDVIRSFTDASYFGWELQEVLTFEMSQERSSSRTQRLLRQIDAQVLIVYCSREEAEFLFSMAEQAGLVGPGYVWIVPSLTVGNMEVPPASFPVGLISVVTESWKLSLRQKVRDGVAIIAMGAASFFRAHGYLPEVGQDCWAPAKATAANTNFYRHLLNVTWEHRDFSFNEGGYLVRPTMVVISLNQHRLWEMVGKWEKGIIHMKYPVWPRYGSFLQPVADNRHLTVATLEERPFVIVENTDPSTGVCVRNTVPCRKQTNSSQSGDGLVDPYTKLCCKGFCIDILKKLAKAVKFSYDLYLVTNGKHGKIVRGVWNGMIGEVYYKRADMAIGSLTINEERSEIVDFSVPFVETGISVMVARSNGTVSPSAFLEPYSPAVWVMMFVMCLTVVAITVFVFEYFSPVGYNQNLTSGKRPGGPTFTIGKSVWLLWALVFNNSVPIENPKGTTSKIMVLIWAFFAVIFLASYTANLAAFMIQEQYIDTVSGLSDRKFQKPQEQYPPFRFGTVPNGSTERNIRSNYPDMHTHMVKYNQRSVEDALTSLKMGKLDAFIYDAAVLNYMAGKDEGCKLVTIGSGKVFATTGYGIALQKDSRWKRAIDLALLQFLGDGETQKLETVWLSGICQNEKNEVMSSKLDIDNMAGVFYMLLVAMGLSLLVFAWEHLVYWKLRHSVPKSHKLDFLLAISRGIYSCFSGVQTLASPRRAPTPDVTASSAQANVLKMLQAAKEMVSTASVGGSLEQATRTIEDWSSHSERLQTTFSLRTPQLVVQNSTGAHRGPSYSMAPAERPGRSYVPKGAPLGLPLPQPIPADSRLPGEDKWRGTNEHVPRLLHPLKFRGGCAGDEALPGFPHLLVKTATGGDTGEQVLMGNHIGAPLPAPMSPRDLPPPDIYREHKRPVGRGERLQNTPLLPGDGGHGGSGTLPRLLSAAEKRREVGSPFLPPSCPRGAFPKATRTCRAGGEPARPEAAVMEREKPSRRASSARVPGERGEKRRAGGLRRCGAARLPPRTDVPDLFPEAEAGYGCGPHCPQATGRLAPRSPMVRLPSYREACRQNPRATATVPACSPYACMNSYANLPLYLGHLSRGSPPPREHPRVPAGCGRGTGRWDSGCRDCGRRGEPALLRAAGTERRDPLVARGVTSPCAGGSWRRVSSLESEV, encoded by the exons ATGGGCAGAGCGCCGGCACACACTCTGCTACTGTCGATGGTGCTGGGCTGCTCGGCTGCCTTCACGGACCTCCTGCTGCCGGGTCCCGAGGAACCGGTGGTCAACGTGGCCGTGGTGTTTGGGGGCACGTCCTACCCGCTGCACATCCGCTCCCGCCTGAGTCCCCAGAGCTTCCTGGACATGCCCCTGGAGATCCACCCCATCACAGTCGTCGTCAACAACACCAACCCCAGCACCCTCCTCACCCAGATCTGTGACATCCTCGCTAGCCACAAGATCCACGGCATCGTCTTTGAGGACAACGTCGGCACGGAGGCTGTGGCCCAGATCCTTGACTTCATCTCCTCCCAGACCCGGGTCCCTGTCATCAGCATCAGCGGGGGGTCTGCCGTGGTCCTGACCCCAAAG gAGCCTGGATCAGCTTTCCTGCAATTGGGTGTCTCCATCGAGCAGCAAATCCAGGTGATTTTCAAGGTGCTGGAGGAATACGACTGGGGTTCCTTCGCTGTCATCACCAGCCTCTATCCAGGCTACAATATCTTCTTGGACGTCATCCGCTCCTTCACGGACGCCAGCTACTttggctgggagctgcaggaggtgctCACctttgagatgagccaggagcGGAGCAGCTCCAGGACGCAGCGGCTCCTGCGGCAGATCGATGCCCAGGTCCTCATTGTCTACTGCTCGAGGGAGGAAGCTGAGTTTCTCTTTTCCATGGCAGAGCAAGCTGGCCTTGTGGGGCCGGGATACGTCTGGATTGTGCCCAGCCTGACAGTGGGCAACATGGAGGTGCCACCTGCCTCCTTCCCTGTCGGCCTCATCAGCGTGGTGACAGAGAGCTGGAAGCTGAGCCTGAGGCAGAAGGTGCGGGATGGGGTGGCCATCATCGCCATGGGGGCAGCCAGCTTCTTCCGGGCCCACGGCTACCTCCCAGAGGTAGGACAGGACTGCTGGGCCCCTGCCAAGGCCACTGCTGCCAACACCAACTTCTACCG GCACCTCCTCAACGTGACGTGGGAGCACAGGGACTTCTCCTTCAATGAAGGTGGCTACCTGGTCAGACCCACCATGGTGGTGATCTCGCTCAACCAGCACCGGCTCTGGGAGATG GTGGGCAAGTGGGAGAAGGGCATCATCCACATGAAGTACCCCGTGTGGCCCCGCTACGGCTCCTTCCTGCAGCCTGTGGCTGATAACCGCCACCTGACAGTGGCCACACTGGAGGAGAGACCCTTTGTCATCGTGGAGAACACGGACCCCAGCACTGGGGTCTGCGTGCGCAACACCGTGCCCTGCCGCAAGCAAACCAACTCCTCCCAGAG TGGCGATGGCCTTGTGGACCCTTACACCAAACTGTGCTGCAAGGGCTTCTGCATTGACATCCTGAAGAAGCTGGCCAAGGCAGTGAAGTTCTCCTATGACCTCTACCTGGTGACCAATGGCAAACATGGCAAGATTGTCCGTGGGGTCTGGAACGGCATGATTGGTGAG GTGTACTACAAGCGTGCAGACATGGCCATCGGCTCCCTCACCATCAACGAGGAGCGCTCTGAGATCGTGGATTTCTCTGTCCCCTTCGTGGAGACGGGCATCAGCGTCATGGTGGCCAGGAGCAACGGCACCGTTTCCCCCTCCGCCTTCCTGG AGCCCTATAGCCCGGCCGTCTGGGTCATGATGTTTGTGATGTGCCTCACCGTGGTGGCCATCACCGTCTTCGTGTTTGAGTATTTCAGCCCCGTTGGCTACAACCAGAACCTCACCAGTGGCAAGA ggccAGGAGGTCCCACCTTCACCATCGGCAAGTCAGTGTGGCTGCTGTGGGCTCTGGTCTTCAACAACTCGGTGCCCATCGAGAACCCCAAGGGCACCACCAGCAAGATCATGGTGCTCATCTGGGCCTTCTTCGCTGTCATCTTCCTCGCCAGCTACACTGCCAACCTGGCTGCCTTCATGATCCAGGAGCAGTACATTGACACCGTGTCAGGGCTGAGCGACAGGAAG TTTCAGAAGCCGCAGGAGCAGTACCCCCCCTTCCGCTTCGGCACCGTCCCCAACGGCAGCACCGAGAGGAACATCCGCAGCAACTACCCCGACATGCACACCCACATGGTGAAGTACAACCAGCGCTCCGTGGAGGACGCCCTCACCAGCCTCAAAATGGG GAAACTGGACGCCTTCATCTACGATGCAGCGGTGCTCAACTACATGGCGGGCAAGGATGAGGGCTGCAAGCTGGTGACCATCGGCAGCGGGAAGGTGTTTGCCACCACGGGCTATGGCATCGCCCTGCAGAAGGACTCACGTTGGAAGCGAGCCATTGATCTGGCCCTGCTCCAGTTCCTGGGAGATG GTGAGACCCAGAAACTGGAGACAGTTTGGCTGTCGGGGATCTGCCAGAATGAGAAGAATGAGGTGATGAGCAGCAAGCTGGACATCGACAACATGGCTGGGGTTTTCTATATGCTGCTGGTGGCCATGGGCCTGAGCCTGCTGGTTTTTGCCTGGGAGCACCTCGTCTACTGGAAGCTGCGTCACTCCGTCCCCAAATCCCACAAGCTTGACTTTCTCCTGGCCATCAGCAGG GGCATCTACAGCTGCTTCAGTGGGGTGCAGACCCTGGCGAGCCCCAGGCGGGCGCCCACCCCGGATGTCACAGCCAGCTCGGCCCAGGCCAACGTGCTGAAGATGCTGCAGGCGGCCAAGGAGATGGTGTCAACGGCCAGTGTGGGCGGCTCGCTGGAGCAGGCCACCCGCACCATTGAggactggagcagccacagcGAGCGCCTCCAGACCACCTTCTCCCTGAGGACACCCCAGCTGGTGGTGCAGAACAGCACTGGTGCCCACCGGGGCCCCTCCTACAGCATGGCCCCCGCCGAGAGGCCAGGGAGATCCTATGTTCCCAAGGGTGCTCCCCTGGGGTtgccactgccccagcccatccctgCGGACTCCCGGCTGCCTGGGGAGGACAAGTGGAGAGGGACAAATGAGCATGTCCCCCGCCTCCTCCACCCCCTGAAGTTTCGGGGTGGCTGTGCAGGGGATGAAGCCCTCCCGGGTTTCCCCCACCTCCTGGTGAAGACAGCCACGGGGGGGGATACTGGGGAGCAGGTACTGATGGGGAACCACATTGgggctcccctcccagcccccatgTCTCCCAGGGACCTCCCACCACCGGACATCTACAGGGAGCACAAGCGGCcggtggggcggggggagcggctgcAAAACAcccccctgctcccaggggatgggggacacgggggctcGGGGACACTGCCCCGGCTGCTCTCGGCGGCGGAGAAGAGGCGGGAGGTGGGCAGCCCCTTCCTGCCTCCATCCTGCCCTCGTGGAGCCTTCCCCAAAGCCACCAGGACTTGCAGAGCCGGGGGTGAGCCGGCCCGGCCGGAGGCTGCGGTGATGGAGCGGGAGAAGCCGAGCCGGCGGGCGAGCTCGGCCAGGGTgccgggggagcggggcgagAAGCGGCGAGCCGGGGGGCTGCGACGCTGTGGTGCTGCCCGCCTGCCACCCCGCACCGACGTGCCAGACCTCTTCCCCGAAGCCGAGGCCGGCTACGGCTGTGGCCCCCATTGCCCCCAGGCCACCGGCCGGCTGGCACCGCGCTCGCCCATGGTCAGGCTGCCGTCCTACCGGGAGGCTTGCCGGCAAAACCCCCGTGCCACCGCCACCGTGCCGGCGTGCTCGCCCTACGCCTGCATGAACTCCTACGCTAACCTGCCCCTCTACCTGGGCCACCTCTCGCGGGGGTCCCCGCCGCCCCGTGagcaccccagggtgccggcgGGCTGTGGCCGGGGGACGGGGCGCTGGGACAGTGGCTGCAGAGACTGCGGGAGGCGCGGGGAGCCGGCCTTGCTGCGGGCAGCGGGGACGGAGAGGAGGGACCCGCTGGTGGCCCGTGGGGTGACAAGTCCCTGCGCCGGTGGGTCCTGGCGGCGGGTCTCCAGCCTGGAGTCGGAGGTGTGA